In Pithys albifrons albifrons isolate INPA30051 chromosome 16, PitAlb_v1, whole genome shotgun sequence, a genomic segment contains:
- the JPT2 gene encoding jupiter microtubule associated homolog 2: MFQGGEAEPAKPSSRVLKPPGGGSSNVFGSTEEVSSSSRPHRMASNIFGASEQPQNIPKRTNPPGGKESGIFEDSGCAQPRPRLNPPGGKTSDIFGSPVSPGVVRAHPNKPKDHIVLKEDETPKKLEATENVKPQLEDGGEKKDVGKEERCKEPEPKIDNHEPRLGPRPRSHNKVLNPPGGKSSIAFY, from the exons ATGTTCCAGGGCGGGGAGGCCGAGCCGGCCAAGCCCAGCTCCAG GGTATTGAAGCCCCCTGGAGGAGGTTCCAGTAATGTTTTTGGGAGTACAGAAGAAGTGTCTTCTTCAAGCAGGCCACACCGGATGGCATCCAATATCTTTGGGGCATCAGAACAACCTCAGAACATTCCAAAAAGAACAAACCCTCCAG gaggaaaagaaagtggcATCTTTGAGGACTCTGGTTGTGCTCAGCCCCGCCCACGTCTGAACCCCCCTGGTGGCAAGACCAGCGACATCTTCGGCTCTCCCGTGTCTCCCGGCGTGGTGCGAGCACATCCCAACAAACCCAAG GATCACATTGTCTTGAAAGAAGATGAAACACCAAAGAAGCTGGAAG CCACAGAAAATGTCAAACCACAGCTGGAAGACGGAGGCGAGAAAAAAGATGTGGGCAAAGAGGAGCGATGCAAAGAGCCCGAGCCCAAGATAGACAATCACGAGCCCCGCCTGGGGCCACGGCCACGCTCACACAACAAGGTGCTCAACCCCCCAGGGGGCAAGTCCAGCATTGCCTTCTACTAG